From Vicinamibacteria bacterium:
ATTGGAGGGTCAGTTCGAGCACGAGGACTCTGCCGGGAACAGGGGGACGATCGCCGCGGGCGACGTGCAGTGGATGACGGCCGGGAGCGGCGTCGTGCACTCCGAGATGCCCGCGGAACACATCCGAGAGCGGGGCGGCCGCATGCACGGCTTCCAGATCTGGGTCAACCTGCCCGCGCGCGACAAGATGATGGCGCCGCGCTACCAGGAGGTGCCCGCGTCTCGGATTCCTCAGGCCGCGACCCCCGACGGCCGCGGTCACGTTCGTGTCGTAGCGGGAGAGGCGCTCGGCGTTCGCGCCGTCATCGACACGCGCACGCCGATCGTCTACCAGGACTGGAGCCTGAAGCCGGGGGCGGTCGTAGAGCAGCCGCTCACCCAAGGTCACCAGGCATTCGCCTACGTCTTCGAGGGAAGCGCAGAAGTCGGGAGCGACGGTCAGTCGCTCCGCGACGGCCAACTCGGTCTGTTGGGGCCGGGCCCCAGCGTCCGGCTCGCTGTCCCCCGGGATGCGCCCGTGGGCGCCCGGCTCTTGCTCCTGGCCGGGGAGCCGCTGCGCGAGCCGGTGGCGCGCTATGGTCCCTTCGTGATGAACACGGAATCCGAAGTTCTGCAGGCGTTCTCAGACTTTCGGTCCGGCCGTTTTGCACAGATCCAGCGACCCTGACCGCTTGCCCGCCCGGTACCCGAAGGGTAGCCTTGCCCCGCCGTTCAAGGATACCCTTCGCGGTACCTTAGGTCAGCGCAGCGGAAGTCTGACCGCGCCAATTCACACTGTCGACGGACGCTGCGACGGGGAAGGGCGATGAGGACCCTGAGCCAGAGTCTCTTCCTGTGCCTGATCCTCGCGCAGGCCGCGCATTCGATCGAGGAGTACTACTTCCGTCTTTACGACGTGCTGGCCCCGGCGCGTTTCATCAGCGGACTAGTCAGCAGCAACCTGGCCCTTGGGTTCGCCATCGCCAACGGGGCCCTCGTCTTGTTCGGGCTTTGGTGCTACCTGGCACGCGTGCGCAAGGGGCACGCATCTGGGCGTGGCTGGGCGTGGTTCTGGGCCATTCTTGAAGGCGTCAATGGGGCCAACCACCTCATGCTGGCCGTGGGCTCTCGGGGCTACTTCCCCGGCGCCGCAACCGCTCCCCTCTTACTCGGCCTCTCGCTATGGCTCGGATGGACTCTCTCGCGGGCTGACCCGCCCAGCTCATAGGGGTCACGGTTCCAGCCCTGGGCCGACGGCGCTATCCGGCGACCTCGACGCTACTCGAACCAGGAAGCGATCGCACTCGTCGATCGGAGGACGGTGTCTCGGCGATCAGGGCCGGTGGAGACGATACCGATTTCGGCCCCCACCAGTTCCGCGAGGCGGTCTACATAACGCCGTGCGTTCTCGGGCAGAAGGCCGAACTCCCGGAGGCCGGCGGTAGGCGCCTGCCAGCCGGGGAGGGTCTCGTAGACGGGGGCGCAGCCTTCGAGCACCGCCATGTCCGAGGGTAGCTCGTGCAGGTTCTCTCCCTCCCATTTGTAGGCAGTGCAGACCGGGATTTCGGCCAGATGGTCCAGCACGTCCAGCTTGGTGAGAGCGATGGCGTCAAAGCCGTTGACACGCGTGGCGTAGCGAACGATCACGGCGTCGAACCAGCCGCAGCGGCGCGGGCGGCCTGTGGTGGCCCCGTACTCCTTCCCGCGGGCGCGAATCTCCTCCTCCCGCGGGCCTCCGATTTCCGTGGGCAGGGGGCCCGTGCCCACGCGGGTGGTATAGGCCTTGGCGATACCGAGGACAGCGTCGATGCGCGTGGGGGGGATCCCCAGGCCCGTGGCCGCGCCCCCCGCCCCCGCCGACGAGGAGGTCACGAAGGGGTAGGTGCCCAGGTCGAGGTCGAGGAGGGTGGCCTGCGCCCCTTCGAAGAGGATCGAATAGCCGTTGGCCAACTCCCGCTGCAGTGCCAAAGACGCATCGCCGATCCGCGCGCGCAAGCGATCTCCGAAGCCCGTGAGGTCCAGGACGAGCCGATCCCAGTCCACCTCGGGCGAGCGCCCGGCGCCGCGGAAGACGAGCTCGAAGTGGCGGCGGGCCTCCGCGAGCTTGGCCGGCAGCGCCGCCGGACGCAAGAGATCTCCCATGCAGATCCCGCGGCGCCCCGCCTTGTCCTCGTAAGCGGGCCCGATCCCCCGGTTGGTGGTGCCGATCCTTCGGGGTCCCCGCAGCTCCTCGGAGAGCAGCTCCAGGGCTCGGTGGTGAGGCAGGACCAGGTGGGCCCGATCGGAGATGAGCAGGTTCTCGTCCACGGTCACGCCCCGCCCGCGCAGCTCGGCGATCTCCACCTCTAGAGCCCAGGGATCGATCACCATCCCGTTGCCCATCACGCAGAAGATGCCGGGATGGAGGACGCCGGAGGGGATGAGATGAAGGACGAATTTCTCGCCCTCGACGATGACGGTGTGGCCGGCGTTGTGGCCCCCGTTGTAGCGGGCCACGACCTGGACCTTGTCCGTCAGGAGGTCAACGAGCTTCCCCTTGCCCTCGTCGCCCCACTGGGCGCCGGCGATCACGATGTTGGGCATGGAGAAGCGGTTGGGCTAGTCGAGGAGGGGGGCCGGGGCTGCAGAGGGCCCGGGCTCGGCTTCGGCCTCGAAGGTGTAGCTGCACTGCTCGCCCAGCTCCCGCAGGTCTTGGGCATGGAGCGGGAAGAGCCGACACTGGGCGAACCGTTTCTCGTAGATCCGGCACGTATACTGACCCTCGGCGTCGGTGCCGAGAAACGGGCACTGGAAGAGAATCTTGCAGCAGGCCCCGCACCGATTGCACTCCCCCTTGCGCCGGGCCAAGAGAGCGGAGGTATCCTCCTTCAGCACGCTCGCCTGGATGAAGCGCCGGACCTTGCCCCGCACCTGCAGGCTCATCAGAGCCCAGTCAGCCATGCCCACTCCTTGCTAGAACTAGACCACTTGAGCCGCCGATTCTACCCGACGCCCAGGCCAGCGGCAAGCGCCCGGGGCCATGCTATAGTCCCCGGGTCCCGCACCGCCAATCGGATGAGCTCCTCCCCGCATCCCGGGCCCGTGGTTCTGGACGGCGGGGCCTTGAACCTCCAGGCCCTCGAAGCCGTGGCCCGACAGGGGCGCACGGTGACCCTCGACGGGAAGGCCCGGGAGGGCGTGGCCCGCGCCCGCTCGGTGGTGGATGAGGCGGTGGCCCGCGGCACCGTGGTTTACGGTATCACCACCGGCTTCGGGAACTTCGCGGACGTGGTAATCCCGGCCGATCGGCTGCGGGAGCTGCAGCTCAACCTGGTCCGCAGCCATGCCGCGGGCGTGGGCGATCCCCTCGACGAGGCGGAGACGCGGGCCCTCATGGTCCTGCGCGCCAACGTTTTGGCCAAGGGCTTTAGCGGCATCCGCCCGGAGACCCTGGACCTCCTCATCGAGATGATCAACCGCCGCATCCACCCTCTGATCCCGTCCCAGGGCTCGGTGGGCGCGAGCGGCGACCTGGCGCCGCTCGCCCATCTCGCCCTCGCCCTCATCGGCGAGGGCTCCTGCATCCACCGGGGCCACCTTCACCCGAGCATGGAGGCGCTGGGGGCGGCCGGCCTCCGCCCCGTCGTCCTCGAGGCCAAGGAAGGCCTCGCTCTCATCAACGGCACCCAGCTCATGACCGCGGTGGGCGGATTGGCTCTGGCCGAGACCATCCGCCTCGTCTGCACCGCGGACGTGGCCGGGGCCCTGACCTTGGACGCCCTCAAGGGGACGGACGTGGCCTTCGATCCCCGGATCCACGCCGCCCGCCCCCATCCCGGCCAGGGTACCGCGGCCCGAAACTTGAGGAAGCTTCTCGCGGGTAGCTCGATCCGCGAATCGCATCGGGACTGCGGCAAGGTCCAGGACGCCTATTCCCTGCGCTGCATCCCCCAGGTGCACGGCGCCGCCCGCGACGCCCTGGCCTACGTGACCAGCACCTTCCTGGTCGAGCTGAACGCGGCCACCGACAACCCCATGGTCTTCGCGGAGACGGGCGATATGCTCTCCGGCGGCAATTTCCACGGCGAGCCGGTGGCAATCGCCGCGGACGTACTCTCGATCGCGGTGGCGGAACTCGGGGCCATCAGCGAGCGGCGGACGGAGCGGCTCGTCAACCCCGCCCTCTCCGACCTTCCCGCCTTCCTGGCCCGCGATGGCGGGCTCCAGTCGGGTTTCATGATCGCCCACGTCACCGCCGCCGCCCTGGCCGCGGAGAACAAGACCCTCGCCCACCCCGCGAGCGTGGACTCGATCCCCACTTCGGCCAACAAGGAAGACCACGTGTCCATGGGCGTGGGCGCGGCCCGCAAGGCGGCGCGCGTAGTCGCCAACACGCGCCGCATCCTGGCGGTGGAGCTCCTAGCTGCCTGCGAAGCCCTCGAGTTTCACAAGCCCCTGCGGACGTCGCCCCCCCTGGAAGCCGCCTACCGCCTCGTGCGCGAGCGCGTCCCTCCCCATGATCGGGACCGCTCGCTCTCCCCGGAGATAGAGGCGGTGGCAGACCTGGTGCGCACCGGCGCCATCGCCGAGGCCGCGGGGAAGGTATGCGGTGTCCTGGAGTGAGGAGGCGGTCATGAGCGCCTTCGAGCCCCCCCTACTAGAAGGGGGCCGGGCCGGCGACCCTCGCCGGAGCGAGTCTCGCCACCACCCGGGGGGGATGTGAGCGCCGCCCCCTCCTCCACCCGCACCATCCGCGCCCCGCGGGGTAGCACCCTGTCCTGCAAGTCCTGGCAGCAGGAGGCGGCCCTCCGCATGCTCATGAACAACCTCGACCCCGAGGTCGCCGAGCGACCCGGAGATCTCGTGGTCTACGGCGGGATCGGCAAGGCCGCGCGCAACTGGGCCTGCTTCGACGCCATCGTCGCCTGCCTAAAGGAGCTCGGCAACGACGAGACGCTGCTCGTCCAGTCCGGCAAGCCGGTGGGTGTCTTCCGCACGCACCCCGATGCGCCCCGGGTCCTCATCTCCAACTCCATGCTGGTCCCGGCCTGGGCGACCTGGGAGACCTTCTACGAACTGGACCGGAAGGGTCTCATGATGTACGGCCAGATGACGGCCGGCTCTTGGATCTACATCGGCACCCAGGGAATCCTGCAAGGCACCTACGAGACGTTTGCGGAGGCGGCCCGCCAGCACTTCGGGGGCTCGCTCGCGGGGCGCTTGGTCCTGACCGCGGGCCTGGGAGGGATGGGGGGGGCCCAGCCCCTCGCCGCCACCATGAACCAGGGCGTGATGATCGCGGTCGAGGTGGACCGCCAGCGGATCGAGCGCCGCCTTCAGACCGGCTACCTCGACGAGACGACGGAGAGCCTGGAGGAGGCCCTCGCCCGCGCCCAGGCCGCCCGTCGGGAGGGCCGGGCGCTCTCCATCGGCCTCCTGGGCAACGCCGCCGACATCATGCCGGAGTTGGCGCGGCGGGGAGTGGTGCCCGATCTCCTCACCGACCAGACGAGCGCCCACGATCCCCTGAACGGCTATGTCCCCAACCGGATGGGCTACGAGGAGGCCCTGCGCCTCCGCCGGGACGAGCCCACCCGCTACATGGCGGAGGCGCGCCGGAGCATGGCCGAGCACGTGCGGGCCATGCTGGACCTGAAGCGGCAGGGGGCGGTGGTCTTCGACTACGGCAACAACATTCGGGCGGAGGCCAAGAAAGCGGGGGTCGCGGAGGCTTTCGACTTCCCGGGCTTCGTGCCTGCCTACATCCGGCCCCTCTTCTGCGAGGGTAAGGGGCCGTTCCGTTGGGTCGTGCTCTCCGGAGATCCCGCCGACCTCGCCGCCACCGATGAAGCAGTCCTGCGCACCTTCCCCCAGGACCAGGCCCTCCACCGCTGGATTACCCTCGCTCGCGAGCGGGTCAAGTTCCAGGGCTTGCCCGCCCGCATCTGCTGGCTCGGCTACGGTGAGCGGGCCCGGATGGGGAAGGTCTTCAACGACCTGGTGCGCTCGGGCGCGGTGACGGCCCCCATCGTGATCGGTCGCGACCACCTGGACGCGGGCTCCGTGGCCTCGCCCAACCGGGAAACGGAGGGCATGAAGGACGGCTCCGACGCGGTGGCCGACTGGCCCATCCTCAACGCGCTCTTGAACGCGGTCGCGGGCGCCACCTGGGTCTCCGTCCACCACGGGGGCGGCGTGGGCATGGGCTACTCCATCCACGCGGGGATGGTGGTGGTGGCGGACGGTACCCCCGAAGCCGCGGTCCGGCTGCAGAGGGTGCTCACCACCGACCCCGGCACGGGCGTGATGCGCCACGTGGATGCCGGCTACGAGCGCGCGGCCGCGGTCGCTCGCGAGCGCGGGCTCCGCATTCCGTTCCTCGATCAGGCCCGTTGACGATGGCCCGCTTCGAGGTCCCCCGGCCGGGCCTCGTGGAGAGCTTGCGGGCGCGGGCGATCGATCGGGGCCCCCTCCTCCTCACTGGCCCCCCCGGCGCGGGGAAGACCACCCTCCTCCAAGAACTGGCCGGGGTCCTGGCCCGGGACGGTTGGCGGCCGGTTTACC
This genomic window contains:
- a CDS encoding pirin family protein, which gives rise to MSRRVEHVISAHRQLEGGGFVVRRPFPTAELPLVDPFLLLDEMGPADYGPGEAKGAPDHPHRGFETVTYILEGQFEHEDSAGNRGTIAAGDVQWMTAGSGVVHSEMPAEHIRERGGRMHGFQIWVNLPARDKMMAPRYQEVPASRIPQAATPDGRGHVRVVAGEALGVRAVIDTRTPIVYQDWSLKPGAVVEQPLTQGHQAFAYVFEGSAEVGSDGQSLRDGQLGLLGPGPSVRLAVPRDAPVGARLLLLAGEPLREPVARYGPFVMNTESEVLQAFSDFRSGRFAQIQRP
- a CDS encoding HXXEE domain-containing protein — its product is MRTLSQSLFLCLILAQAAHSIEEYYFRLYDVLAPARFISGLVSSNLALGFAIANGALVLFGLWCYLARVRKGHASGRGWAWFWAILEGVNGANHLMLAVGSRGYFPGAATAPLLLGLSLWLGWTLSRADPPSS
- a CDS encoding adenylosuccinate synthase, giving the protein MPNIVIAGAQWGDEGKGKLVDLLTDKVQVVARYNGGHNAGHTVIVEGEKFVLHLIPSGVLHPGIFCVMGNGMVIDPWALEVEIAELRGRGVTVDENLLISDRAHLVLPHHRALELLSEELRGPRRIGTTNRGIGPAYEDKAGRRGICMGDLLRPAALPAKLAEARRHFELVFRGAGRSPEVDWDRLVLDLTGFGDRLRARIGDASLALQRELANGYSILFEGAQATLLDLDLGTYPFVTSSSAGAGGAATGLGIPPTRIDAVLGIAKAYTTRVGTGPLPTEIGGPREEEIRARGKEYGATTGRPRRCGWFDAVIVRYATRVNGFDAIALTKLDVLDHLAEIPVCTAYKWEGENLHELPSDMAVLEGCAPVYETLPGWQAPTAGLREFGLLPENARRYVDRLAELVGAEIGIVSTGPDRRDTVLRSTSAIASWFE
- the hutH gene encoding histidine ammonia-lyase; translation: MSSSPHPGPVVLDGGALNLQALEAVARQGRTVTLDGKAREGVARARSVVDEAVARGTVVYGITTGFGNFADVVIPADRLRELQLNLVRSHAAGVGDPLDEAETRALMVLRANVLAKGFSGIRPETLDLLIEMINRRIHPLIPSQGSVGASGDLAPLAHLALALIGEGSCIHRGHLHPSMEALGAAGLRPVVLEAKEGLALINGTQLMTAVGGLALAETIRLVCTADVAGALTLDALKGTDVAFDPRIHAARPHPGQGTAARNLRKLLAGSSIRESHRDCGKVQDAYSLRCIPQVHGAARDALAYVTSTFLVELNAATDNPMVFAETGDMLSGGNFHGEPVAIAADVLSIAVAELGAISERRTERLVNPALSDLPAFLARDGGLQSGFMIAHVTAAALAAENKTLAHPASVDSIPTSANKEDHVSMGVGAARKAARVVANTRRILAVELLAACEALEFHKPLRTSPPLEAAYRLVRERVPPHDRDRSLSPEIEAVADLVRTGAIAEAAGKVCGVLE
- the hutU gene encoding urocanate hydratase, with protein sequence MRAPRGSTLSCKSWQQEAALRMLMNNLDPEVAERPGDLVVYGGIGKAARNWACFDAIVACLKELGNDETLLVQSGKPVGVFRTHPDAPRVLISNSMLVPAWATWETFYELDRKGLMMYGQMTAGSWIYIGTQGILQGTYETFAEAARQHFGGSLAGRLVLTAGLGGMGGAQPLAATMNQGVMIAVEVDRQRIERRLQTGYLDETTESLEEALARAQAARREGRALSIGLLGNAADIMPELARRGVVPDLLTDQTSAHDPLNGYVPNRMGYEEALRLRRDEPTRYMAEARRSMAEHVRAMLDLKRQGAVVFDYGNNIRAEAKKAGVAEAFDFPGFVPAYIRPLFCEGKGPFRWVVLSGDPADLAATDEAVLRTFPQDQALHRWITLARERVKFQGLPARICWLGYGERARMGKVFNDLVRSGAVTAPIVIGRDHLDAGSVASPNRETEGMKDGSDAVADWPILNALLNAVAGATWVSVHHGGGVGMGYSIHAGMVVVADGTPEAAVRLQRVLTTDPGTGVMRHVDAGYERAAAVARERGLRIPFLDQAR